TTGGTTCCCTGTCTCTTTTGATGCTAGATGTGTAGTCGATGATTCAAGGAGGCATTCTAAACAATTATACACTACATATACACATCACATGTGATAAAAACATTTACAACACTAAAAAAACCAGTTTTATGAATCAATTCACAAATGTAAACATACCGCTTGGAACCAGAACTGTTATTTCTTCAGTTAagttttcaattctttttctattttttattgggtaccatattattttgtattcttGACCAGGCCGCGCTTCACCAAATGTAAATACATTACTGTTTGTCTCAATGTTGAAATAATTTGTATCCTTTTTGTCACGAATACTTATGAAGTACTCGGAATAAGTTCTACTGTTCCATTGTATGAGTACTGAACAACCACCTGTTGCAATGCTGGAGATCAAACCTGCTGCGCCTGTGTACATaaagcaaaacatttaaaacatctCTATACAACATATGTAACAAATTGCTGTGATAATAAAAATACCCACTGATAACTTGGAAAGACACCAATGTGAATATCAGCGTCAATAACataattttcattgtttaactTCAAATGTAATATGATAcagaaaaaacatgttttacatttatatacctTGCAAAACCAGGAAGGCATGTTGTTGATTGGTTGGGAAGTAATAATAGGTGGGggtttattagggtcttccgtttttaacggaagaccttcttgttattcttcggtttctttttattaatatttttttctttttttttctgactcctttttggcttcataactcaaaatgttttcaaccaattttaatgaaactttcagagtttatgtgcaactattatccctcaaagatgATAAAGTTTCGATGACAACGTCACTtctgtttttacgttacgtcgttttttaaattttaaaaaagtcattttgtccgggaAATGTTCCGTGgttataaattttcaatttacctATGccataaggctggaaatgaaaatctgtctcttccggtccaaaccggaagtgaatctaatttttcgaaaatttgaattttttgatcaaataaaaaacgtatacgtattttgtagagctgtttaagctgaatctaatgTTGAAgaccgtttgaaaatcggaggATGCATTACAAAGATATCgaggtttaaaaactgatttttccggaaattttgattccgcagTCTTGGATtgaaaaatagtgcaaaattcacactgatAGTAACTTCTACTGAAAACAATTCGTACTGATCATTAAACTATACATCGGTAAGTTTCTGATATTTGATGATGCTtaagcacacagtacgaaaggtcgaccctttgaaaagcagtgtaGAGGAGAGGTTGCtcataataatgttttaaacaaaatgcaaccttaaAGTTTTTTGATGGTAACCCCGTTAAGGAGTTTAACGGTTGGCCCCTACACAGATACAACTTGaacaattgttgaacaaaagaagtttatatttacgagaccttttatttgatatgaaaaaaggGGGCTGTCCTGTCAAACTAGAGGTCAGGAGGGCTCTAAAAGCTTTTCATAATTACTATTTCAAGAGCAATAGTTCTTTTATAATCATAAATTCGAAAAGAGCTTATCAAGctaaatttaaaactgaaattcgtTTAAAAATCCGATGATTGATTGCGGGATATAAGcattaaaaaacttatttttacggaaattttgattctgcagTCTGGACTAATAGAATAGATGTTAGGTAAAGGttacgttatcttgtacctaaaacaattcaaaattgttaaatcgtacttaaacacattcaaaattttgttttttgttaggtttttgttaattcgtacttaaaatcattcgttcGTAGctagaatcattcgattttttaatcttttgtaCTTAAGATACTTTTGTTACGAGTTCTTTGAGGTTCTTGTAGCTTTACTTTcgatattaacggaagacccactcgttgctttgcaacgagctttgctctagttttaaATATCTAGCCTTAAGTGTGTTTCTCTATATGTTTACAAGCAAGAGTAAACAATTGAAACCTTCTGCAAAGTGGCAATAATTCGGATCGTTCATGATAAAATACATCGTCGGatacgttttagaaattgttGTTATGATAAGTTTACTGAAATGACAGCAATTCCTTTACTCCTTTTATATGTGGATATTGAATGTTGAATAagttacaaaacattttattaatttgtcaTCAGCAGAATGTACAACGGTAGTAAGTAGAAATTCGAAAACATGTGATACCTATCTAATTATCTTGCCATTCCTATTCCATAAACATACATGTGTTTCTTATGCTACAATCGTATTACTCACTTCATAGTACATACACACCTTCTTTAAATGACAGTCTCTAACCACATGCTAAAATGATAacttttgtacattaatatGCTAAATATGTATTATTACAACTTACAATAAAagataggaaaaaaatatagatgTAGCATTACtatttatttgtatgtatttttaagaTATCAAGTGTGATAAATGCACGCTTTGGTCGAAATAGTATGAATACGAGGACTGATCGCGCGATACTGTGCTGTTGTGAATTTTGATTACAATGTTACATCCTTCCGTATGTGTCATCAGTGCGGCTGGATTAAAATGTGCTCTTTGAGATCTTTGCATTTGTTGCCAGTTTTTATGAGTATCACAGGTTTTGGAACTTTGTTCTCAGGTAAGGTTAACCTAACGATTCTTGAATAAGCTATACAACTAAAGATTACATTTGCCTACAAGTTACATATGATTCTAAATTGATGTTAAATAGAGATAACATTCAATTGCTCATAATGCAGCTAGGTGTTTTATTCGAATTTCAGATCTTGTAAATGTTTTGGCAATCAAATCAAGCATACTATTTGTATCTTTAAAGTAACCATCGCATGATCACACTTTTATAGAACTCAGTTCTTTTGAGGAAGAAGATTACGAAAGCGGTTGTCATGGTGACGAATATATTCTAAACTCAACAACAAATGGAAATATATCGCTATCACAAGGTAATCTAAACAAACATAAACAATGTTCTGAACATTTCTGTTAATTTAAATTGTTGATAAACCTTAGTACTTTTTGTAGAGTTTTATGAATTACCCAATACAACTTCTGTGAATTTAACAACCAGCACTGAGCTTCATTGCTTTATGTCAAGTATACGAGTGGTTTATCTTCATGCATATTGGAGGAAATCAGGGGCACAAAATATCATCAGCAGTAACAACacccttcatttaaaaaatgtatcattCAATGACACTGGATATTACGTCTGCTTTGTTCAATACCAAACGTGTGAAGGCTTTACCGTGTCAAACACCTCAAGTGTCTTAACGAATAATAGTAACGGAACCAGTCCCAGTAACGTAATCAGGGACAGCCATGTAACCAATAGCAGTGACGTAACTACGGGCAGTAACGTAACCGCTGGCAGTAACGTAACCAAGGGCAGAGTCGTAATTAGAAACCTGACCAGAACTGTACACGTCGATGTTCAGGGTAGTAAAGTTACAGAACAATTAACTAGATAAAACTTTCTTTTCCAAAGTTGTGattctatattttaatatttacatgtatgtcttgcGTACTTTTTGTAATCGCGTACGTGTATATATAGTTATTCTTGATATGTGATTTGCCTTTTCATTTCACACTTAAGCTGGAAGGGAAAACTCTtagtattttctttaaattcagGCCCACCTCTATTGATTCAACCAACTGACAGAAAAGTATTTCATGTCGCCGAGGGACAGCGTATACAATTCGTCATCTCCATAGCCAGCTCTCCAACACCCAAGCAACGTTTGACCGTTTCCAAGGCAAACATGGAACAAAAACGCAGCATTGGTGTAGAATTTTATAGTACAGAACGTTCCACACTGAAGGCAGTGGTTGTTCCTCTTGAAATGCCCCTCTACTCAGCAGACGTGAGATTGACCAACATTACATCAACATGGACAGGGGACTACATTCTATTCGTCAATAATTCGCATGGTTACGTCACTTATAATTTCTCTGTCGACGTTGTCATACAAGAAAAAGGTGACATTTTCTGTTAATTAAAATCTTGAcaattttctataaatttacatttaaaaataacat
The nucleotide sequence above comes from Magallana gigas chromosome 2, xbMagGiga1.1, whole genome shotgun sequence. Encoded proteins:
- the LOC117686221 gene encoding uncharacterized protein isoform X2, with translation MKIMLLTLIFTLVSFQVISAAGLISSIATGGCSVLIQWNSRTYSEYFISIRDKKDTNYFNIETNSNVFTFGEARPGQEYKIIWYPIKNRKRIENLTEEITVLVPSECLLESSTTHLASKETGNQSTVIATDVAETSPEVSFTLDMTTEFDKLDTKHRHQEEDQITRSARVDVKSNNYSNDHSYYYDEVEYSLAHESGI
- the LOC117686221 gene encoding uncharacterized protein isoform X1 produces the protein MKIMLLTLIFTLVSFQVISAAGLISSIATGGCSVLIQWNSRTYSEYFISIRDKKDTNYFNIETNSNVFTFGEARPGQEYKIIWYPIKNRKRIENLTEEITVLVPSECLLESSTTHLASKETGNQSTVIATDVAETSPEVSFTLDMTTEFDKLGHNGFCTIYFWVSLIAFPIVIGVVMVLMYFCVARKKQDTKHRHQEEDQITRSARVDVKSNNYSNDHSYYYDEVEYSLAHESGI
- the LOC105344241 gene encoding uncharacterized protein isoform X1; protein product: MCHQCGWIKMCSLRSLHLLPVFMSITGFGTLFSELSSFEEEDYESGCHGDEYILNSTTNGNISLSQEFYELPNTTSVNLTTSTELHCFMSSIRVVYLHAYWRKSGAQNIISSNNTLHLKNVSFNDTGYYVCFVQYQTCEGFTVSNTSSVLTNNSNGTSPSNVIRDSHVTNSSDVTTGSNVTAGSNVTKGRVVIRNLTRTVHVDVQGPPLLIQPTDRKVFHVAEGQRIQFVISIASSPTPKQRLTVSKANMEQKRSIGVEFYSTERSTLKAVVVPLEMPLYSADVRLTNITSTWTGDYILFVNNSHGYVTYNFSVDVVIQEKASLWDTNSEVIVIGSIGGLILLTLVVGSIVMYRTRHKQKFLQETVKELEEAEKKGSMDSLDIWRREDGNKEFDNSTQEDDPYLRLQSLNTFNNPEEPI
- the LOC105344241 gene encoding uncharacterized protein isoform X2, which codes for MSSIRVVYLHAYWRKSGAQNIISSNNTLHLKNVSFNDTGYYVCFVQYQTCEGFTVSNTSSVLTNNSNGTSPSNVIRDSHVTNSSDVTTGSNVTAGSNVTKGRVVIRNLTRTVHVDVQGPPLLIQPTDRKVFHVAEGQRIQFVISIASSPTPKQRLTVSKANMEQKRSIGVEFYSTERSTLKAVVVPLEMPLYSADVRLTNITSTWTGDYILFVNNSHGYVTYNFSVDVVIQEKASLWDTNSEVIVIGSIGGLILLTLVVGSIVMYRTRHKQKFLQETVKELEEAEKKGSMDSLDIWRREDGNKEFDNSTQEDDPYLRLQSLNTFNNPEEPI